Proteins from one Phyllobacterium zundukense genomic window:
- the nuoE gene encoding NADH-quinone oxidoreductase subunit NuoE, translating to MNMREKIKAAAERYPDQRSAIMPALLIAQKEHGHLPGPVLEEVADILEVERIWVYELATFYTLFHTEPVGMFHLQLCDNVSCMLRGAEDLLRHLEAVLGIMKGGTTPDGLFTLSTVECLGACELAPVMQVGDDYHGDLDIARIDALLDRLRAVAGQVTGVDVAATVPPGE from the coding sequence ATGAACATGCGCGAAAAGATCAAGGCAGCGGCAGAGCGGTATCCGGACCAACGCTCGGCGATCATGCCCGCGCTTCTGATCGCGCAGAAGGAACATGGCCATTTGCCCGGCCCGGTGCTGGAAGAGGTCGCTGACATCCTCGAGGTCGAGCGGATCTGGGTTTACGAACTGGCGACCTTCTACACTCTCTTCCATACCGAGCCGGTAGGGATGTTCCACCTGCAACTTTGCGACAACGTATCCTGCATGCTGCGTGGAGCAGAGGACTTGCTGAGGCATCTGGAGGCGGTGCTGGGGATCATGAAGGGCGGCACCACGCCGGACGGCCTGTTCACACTTTCGACCGTCGAATGCCTCGGCGCTTGCGAGCTGGCTCCGGTGATGCAGGTCGGCGACGACTATCACGGCGACCTCGATATCGCGCGGATCGACGCGTTGCTGGACAGGCTGCGGGCGGTGGCGGGGCAAGTGACTGGCGTCGATGTCGCCGCCACAGTGCCACCGGGAGAATAG
- a CDS encoding monovalent cation/H+ antiporter subunit D family protein: MDPVISIRPLLAVAVAGLAALAVLLLNNREKLRDVVSPLAAIVMFVIVVSMAPTVLAGGTVDLRLFEILPGIDFAFRVDALGMVFATVSSLLWIVAAIYSIGYMRHLNEHAQTRFFACFATSLAAAVGGAFSANLFTLVIFYEVLSLVTYPLVYHHEDEEGWRGSRKYLVYLIGASKSVLLAALALTYHIAGSLDFVAGGLLAGAEASPALLTVVYFCYLFGFAKAAVMPMHAWLPAAMVAPTPVSALLHAVAVVKMGVFCVLRVVFHIFGTGLVGGLGLGIATAYLASFTILMASVYALTRDDLKARLAYSTVSQLSYIVLGAVLLSPVAMVGGIIHIAAHAFSKITLFFCAGSIYCASGKRNISDMGGIGRKLPWTMGAFFVGSLSMIGVPPTAGFVSKWFLALGSVEAGDIAFLIVLLVSSVLNAAYFLPVSYTAFFGTAAQESPATVREIPMMTVPLVATAILSVLMGIFPDYFLALAQGVVR, from the coding sequence TTGGACCCGGTGATATCAATACGGCCGCTGCTTGCCGTCGCTGTCGCAGGCCTGGCGGCCCTTGCAGTTCTCCTTCTGAACAACCGCGAGAAACTCCGCGATGTCGTCTCGCCGTTGGCCGCGATTGTCATGTTCGTAATTGTTGTCTCGATGGCGCCTACGGTGCTGGCGGGCGGGACGGTCGATTTACGCCTGTTCGAGATTCTGCCGGGGATTGACTTCGCTTTCCGGGTCGATGCTCTCGGCATGGTGTTTGCCACTGTCTCGTCGCTGCTGTGGATCGTGGCGGCGATCTATTCCATCGGCTATATGCGGCACTTGAACGAGCACGCCCAGACCCGCTTCTTCGCCTGCTTTGCCACCAGCCTCGCAGCGGCCGTCGGGGGTGCCTTCTCCGCCAATCTTTTCACGCTGGTGATCTTCTACGAGGTACTGAGCCTCGTCACCTATCCACTCGTCTACCACCACGAAGACGAAGAGGGATGGAGAGGAAGCCGCAAATACCTCGTCTATTTGATAGGCGCTTCGAAGAGCGTGCTTCTCGCCGCCCTGGCGCTGACCTACCACATTGCGGGGTCGCTTGACTTTGTGGCTGGGGGGCTGCTGGCTGGCGCCGAAGCCTCGCCGGCACTGCTGACAGTCGTCTATTTTTGCTATCTCTTCGGCTTCGCCAAGGCTGCGGTAATGCCGATGCATGCCTGGCTGCCTGCAGCGATGGTGGCGCCGACGCCGGTCAGTGCGCTCCTGCATGCGGTTGCGGTTGTCAAGATGGGTGTGTTCTGCGTGCTTCGCGTGGTGTTTCACATCTTCGGCACAGGGCTCGTTGGCGGGCTCGGCCTCGGCATCGCCACCGCCTATCTGGCGTCGTTCACAATCCTGATGGCGTCCGTCTACGCCCTGACGCGGGACGACCTGAAGGCGAGGCTCGCTTATTCGACGGTCAGCCAGCTCTCCTACATCGTGCTCGGCGCGGTCCTGCTGTCACCGGTCGCGATGGTCGGCGGGATCATCCACATTGCAGCTCATGCATTCTCCAAGATCACGCTCTTTTTCTGTGCCGGGTCGATCTATTGCGCGTCTGGCAAGCGGAACATCAGCGACATGGGCGGCATCGGCCGCAAGCTGCCCTGGACGATGGGAGCGTTCTTTGTCGGTTCGCTCAGCATGATCGGGGTGCCGCCGACCGCGGGCTTCGTCAGCAAGTGGTTTCTGGCGCTGGGTTCTGTGGAGGCGGGGGATATTGCGTTCCTGATCGTGCTCCTGGTGAGCTCGGTCCTGAACGCCGCCTATTTTCTGCCGGTCAGCTATACCGCTTTCTTCGGCACAGCCGCACAGGAAAGTCCGGCGACGGTCCGTGAAATTCCGATGATGACGGTCCCGCTGGTCGCGACGGCCATCCTGTCGGTGTTGATGGGCATCTTCCCCGACTATTTTCTCGCCCTGGCGCAAGGAGTTGTCAGATGA
- a CDS encoding NADH-quinone oxidoreductase subunit M: MGFPLLSLIVFTPAAGAAVLMFLRSDNAVRWTALAVTVIDLALCILMLARFDTATHAMQFTETRPWVPALGITYTLGIDGISALFVFLTGLLGWICVLASWVAIDRKVKEFMVSLLVMQTLMLGVFCALDLFLFYVFWEAMLIPMYLIIGVWGGDGRVYAAFKFFLYTLAGSLLFLIGVIVLYFHGGETFDILALTAQDLPFGVQSWLFFAFLIAFAVKVPMVPVHTWLPDAHVQAPTAGSIILAGVLLKMGAYGFLRFSLPMLPEASVHYSTLMLVLSALAIVYGGLLALAQDDLKKLVAYSSISHMGFVTLGIFALNFRGLEGGILQMFNHGVTTGALFLLVGLIYERTHTRSMADYGGLMKAAPVYTTFLALFTLSSMALPGTNSFVGELLVLSGGFAANLAVGAAAVLGALLGAAYLLGMYRKVALGPATVGARYKIRDVNAREMVAILPLAVFVLWVGLYPKPFLNIIDASVKHLLTQVHANGGGQ; encoded by the coding sequence ATGGGGTTCCCGCTGCTTAGTCTCATCGTTTTCACGCCCGCCGCCGGGGCAGCGGTTCTGATGTTTCTGCGCAGCGACAATGCGGTGCGGTGGACGGCACTGGCCGTCACCGTCATCGACCTCGCTCTCTGCATCCTCATGCTGGCCCGCTTTGACACCGCTACCCACGCAATGCAGTTCACCGAGACGCGTCCGTGGGTCCCCGCACTCGGGATCACTTACACGCTTGGCATCGACGGGATAAGCGCGCTCTTCGTATTCCTGACCGGGTTGCTAGGTTGGATCTGCGTGCTCGCCTCATGGGTCGCGATCGACCGCAAGGTGAAGGAGTTCATGGTCAGTCTGCTGGTCATGCAGACGCTGATGCTGGGGGTGTTCTGTGCGCTCGACCTGTTCTTGTTCTACGTCTTCTGGGAGGCGATGCTGATCCCGATGTACCTGATCATCGGCGTCTGGGGCGGCGACGGTCGGGTCTATGCGGCGTTCAAGTTCTTCCTCTACACGCTGGCCGGCAGCCTGCTGTTCCTCATCGGCGTCATCGTACTCTATTTTCACGGCGGCGAGACCTTCGACATCCTCGCCCTGACAGCGCAGGATTTGCCGTTCGGGGTCCAGTCCTGGCTGTTCTTCGCCTTCCTGATCGCCTTCGCGGTCAAGGTGCCGATGGTCCCGGTCCATACCTGGCTGCCGGACGCGCATGTGCAGGCGCCGACGGCGGGTAGCATCATCCTCGCCGGCGTGCTCCTGAAGATGGGCGCCTACGGATTCCTGCGGTTCTCGTTGCCGATGCTACCGGAGGCGTCGGTGCATTACTCAACGCTGATGCTGGTACTGTCGGCGCTTGCAATCGTCTACGGCGGGTTGCTTGCGCTGGCGCAGGACGATCTGAAGAAGCTGGTGGCCTATTCCAGCATCAGTCATATGGGCTTCGTGACGCTGGGAATTTTTGCGCTGAACTTCCGCGGGCTCGAGGGCGGTATCCTGCAAATGTTCAATCATGGCGTGACGACGGGCGCGTTGTTCCTGTTAGTCGGCCTGATCTATGAGCGCACACATACGCGCAGCATGGCTGACTATGGCGGGTTGATGAAGGCGGCCCCGGTTTATACGACGTTTCTTGCGCTGTTCACGCTGTCGTCGATGGCGCTGCCGGGAACGAATTCATTCGTGGGCGAGTTGCTGGTGCTGTCGGGAGGATTCGCTGCCAACCTGGCCGTCGGTGCGGCTGCCGTTTTGGGCGCATTGCTGGGCGCGGCTTATCTGCTCGGCATGTACAGGAAAGTCGCGCTTGGTCCCGCAACTGTCGGTGCCCGGTACAAGATACGCGATGTAAACGCCCGCGAGATGGTTGCGATCCTGCCGCTGGCAGTCTTCGTGCTTTGGGTCGGGCTCTACCCCAAACCCTTTCTCAACATCATCGACGCCTCGGTGAAGCATTTGCTGACACAGGTGCACGCCAACGGGGGTGGCCAATGA
- a CDS encoding NuoB/complex I 20 kDa subunit family protein, with protein sequence MGGVNNTIRDSVLFTTADSVISWSRRSALWPETFGIACCAIEMIAAGCARYDLDRFGVVFRPSPRQSDVMIIAGTVTRKFAPVVLRLYDQMPEPRWVIAMGTCAISGGVYNTYAVVQGAETFVPVDVHVPGCPPRPEALMHGFLLLQEKIKKSRALAGTPLERVAAR encoded by the coding sequence ATGGGAGGCGTAAACAATACGATCCGCGACAGTGTGCTGTTCACCACGGCCGACAGTGTCATCAGTTGGAGCCGAAGGTCGGCGCTGTGGCCCGAGACGTTCGGTATCGCCTGCTGCGCAATCGAGATGATCGCAGCGGGTTGTGCGCGCTACGATCTCGACCGGTTTGGCGTCGTGTTCCGGCCGTCGCCGCGCCAATCCGACGTGATGATTATTGCCGGGACCGTGACGCGGAAATTCGCTCCCGTCGTGCTCCGTCTCTATGACCAGATGCCGGAGCCGCGCTGGGTTATCGCGATGGGCACCTGCGCCATCTCAGGCGGGGTCTACAACACCTACGCAGTGGTGCAGGGTGCGGAAACCTTTGTGCCGGTGGACGTGCATGTGCCCGGCTGCCCGCCTCGGCCCGAGGCGCTTATGCATGGCTTCCTTCTACTTCAGGAGAAGATCAAGAAATCCCGGGCGTTAGCGGGGACTCCTCTAGAAAGGGTTGCGGCGCGATGA
- a CDS encoding NADH-quinone oxidoreductase subunit A has protein sequence MAAMEFLPVLFMVAGVVLVAGVTLFVSSLLRPSNPYPAKNMPYECGMDPAGEAAGGRFRVQFFILAILLVVFDVETMFLFPWAVVLKDIGLVGYVEMFVFMLLLVVGFAYAWLKGALEWEA, from the coding sequence ATGGCTGCAATGGAATTCCTGCCAGTTCTTTTCATGGTCGCTGGAGTTGTTCTGGTGGCGGGTGTGACGCTGTTTGTTTCCTCGCTGCTGCGCCCATCCAATCCCTATCCGGCGAAGAACATGCCCTATGAATGCGGCATGGACCCGGCAGGCGAGGCCGCCGGTGGCCGCTTCAGGGTGCAGTTCTTTATCCTCGCGATCCTGTTGGTGGTCTTCGATGTCGAGACGATGTTCCTTTTCCCCTGGGCCGTTGTCCTGAAAGACATCGGACTGGTCGGTTATGTCGAGATGTTCGTCTTCATGTTGCTGCTCGTCGTGGGTTTCGCCTACGCCTGGCTGAAGGGAGCGCTGGAATGGGAGGCGTAA
- the nuoK gene encoding NADH-quinone oxidoreductase subunit NuoK codes for MVPLWWYILLGVVLFVIGAAGVLLRRNILVVLMSLELLLNSVNINFIAFGRYYDDFRGQIFAIFVIAITAAEVAVALGILVALVRNKSTLKVDDVTMMKG; via the coding sequence ATGGTTCCGCTCTGGTGGTATATTTTGCTCGGTGTGGTCCTGTTCGTGATAGGAGCGGCAGGCGTGCTGCTCAGACGCAATATTCTGGTCGTGCTGATGTCGCTCGAACTGCTGCTCAACTCGGTCAACATCAACTTCATCGCTTTCGGGCGTTACTATGACGATTTCCGCGGACAGATCTTCGCGATCTTCGTCATCGCAATCACCGCGGCGGAGGTTGCCGTCGCTCTCGGCATCCTGGTCGCCCTCGTGAGGAACAAGTCAACCCTCAAGGTCGACGACGTGACCATGATGAAAGGATAG
- a CDS encoding NADH-quinone oxidoreductase subunit J, whose amino-acid sequence MGQGFFLLFATVSVITALTVVLARNPVHSALALMACFLQISAIFVLLEAPFLAVIQIFVYVGAIMVLFLFVIMMIDVREAVLQRFLPGGNLPAMVLVVLLGCEMVVLVLLSDRFSGAEPAAMGGGDNIRQLSTTLFADYLLPFEAASVILLAALVGAIVLARKESG is encoded by the coding sequence ATGGGTCAGGGGTTTTTTCTTCTGTTCGCTACGGTGTCCGTGATCACGGCCCTGACGGTAGTTTTGGCGCGCAATCCAGTTCACAGCGCATTGGCGTTGATGGCGTGCTTCCTGCAGATATCGGCAATCTTCGTCCTGCTTGAAGCGCCGTTTCTCGCGGTCATCCAGATCTTCGTCTATGTCGGTGCGATCATGGTCCTGTTCCTGTTCGTGATCATGATGATCGATGTGCGCGAAGCGGTGCTGCAGCGATTCCTGCCGGGTGGCAACCTGCCGGCGATGGTGCTGGTCGTCCTGCTTGGGTGCGAGATGGTAGTTCTGGTGCTCTTGAGTGACCGCTTTTCGGGCGCGGAGCCCGCCGCTATGGGCGGCGGCGATAATATCAGGCAGCTCAGCACAACACTTTTCGCCGACTATCTCCTGCCGTTTGAAGCCGCCTCCGTCATCCTGCTGGCGGCCCTGGTCGGCGCCATCGTGCTGGCGCGGAAGGAGTCGGGATAA
- a CDS encoding Na(+)/H(+) antiporter subunit D, whose product MTDFVHPTLLFFLGALPIPFLRGPIGKAYLLLIPALTIVVVLTMQPGNYGAAQNIGQEILIAKVDKLSIVFATVFTIMALIGMVYALHLTRPGQHVAAFIYVGSALGVVFAGDYLTLFLFWEGMAFASAYLVFAQGGRKAVAAGFRYLMVHITGGVVLLGGIILHGVATGSLLFGPIEGEMGAAAYLILAGFTLNAAVPPLNAWLTDAYPEATVTGAVFMSAFTTKTAVYVLARAFPGTELLVWLGAIMALYGVIYAVLENDCRRLLAYHIVSQVGYMVAGIGIGTEMAVNGAASHAFAHILYKSLLFMGAGAVIYVTGRRKLTELGGLYRTMPLTVVLYMVGALAISAFPFFSGFVTKSMVVAAAGQDHRALVVLALTMASSGTFLHTGLKLPYYMFFGTDQKLEAREPPRNMLVAMGMAAVLCVAIGVFPQPLYALLPYPVDFQPYTAVHITESLGVLMFTALGFVLFLKSLDPENTISIDTDWFYRKGAKYFMWLAEKPLARYEKAVSNVSETVALPFLHGAARAGLRIDIAGVDAVVNGVARSILDGGGALRRLQTGVVTHYVLAMIVGLIAAIVVFAVAWR is encoded by the coding sequence ATGACTGACTTTGTCCATCCCACGCTGCTGTTTTTTCTCGGCGCCTTGCCGATCCCCTTCCTGAGAGGGCCAATCGGCAAGGCGTACCTGCTTCTGATCCCGGCGCTCACCATCGTCGTCGTGCTCACGATGCAGCCGGGCAACTACGGCGCTGCGCAAAACATCGGGCAGGAAATCCTGATCGCCAAGGTCGACAAGCTGAGCATCGTCTTCGCTACCGTTTTCACCATCATGGCGCTTATCGGGATGGTCTACGCGTTGCATCTGACGCGTCCCGGGCAGCATGTGGCTGCATTCATCTACGTCGGCAGTGCGCTCGGCGTGGTGTTTGCCGGCGACTACCTGACCCTGTTCCTGTTCTGGGAAGGTATGGCGTTTGCCTCTGCCTATCTGGTCTTCGCCCAAGGCGGCCGGAAGGCGGTCGCCGCCGGCTTCCGCTACCTCATGGTCCACATCACCGGCGGCGTCGTTCTGCTTGGTGGCATCATTCTCCACGGAGTCGCCACCGGTTCGCTGCTCTTCGGCCCGATTGAGGGCGAAATGGGTGCCGCCGCCTACCTGATCCTTGCCGGGTTCACCCTCAACGCCGCAGTGCCGCCGCTCAATGCATGGCTAACGGACGCCTATCCGGAGGCGACCGTCACCGGGGCCGTGTTCATGAGCGCCTTTACCACGAAGACCGCCGTCTATGTACTGGCGCGGGCGTTTCCGGGGACCGAGCTGCTGGTTTGGCTCGGCGCCATCATGGCGCTCTACGGTGTCATCTACGCGGTGCTGGAGAACGACTGCCGACGGCTCCTGGCCTATCACATCGTCAGCCAGGTGGGCTACATGGTGGCGGGGATCGGGATCGGGACCGAGATGGCGGTGAACGGGGCCGCAAGCCATGCCTTCGCGCATATCCTATACAAGTCGCTGCTGTTCATGGGGGCGGGGGCGGTGATCTACGTCACCGGGCGGCGAAAGCTCACCGAGCTCGGCGGACTCTACAGGACCATGCCGCTTACTGTCGTGCTCTACATGGTCGGCGCCTTAGCGATTTCGGCATTTCCATTCTTCTCGGGCTTCGTCACGAAGTCGATGGTGGTGGCCGCGGCCGGACAGGATCACCGCGCGCTGGTGGTGCTGGCACTGACGATGGCGTCGTCGGGGACGTTCCTGCACACTGGACTCAAGCTCCCGTACTACATGTTCTTCGGCACGGACCAGAAGCTGGAGGCGCGGGAACCTCCCCGCAACATGTTGGTTGCGATGGGCATGGCGGCGGTGCTCTGCGTTGCGATTGGCGTGTTCCCCCAGCCGCTCTATGCTTTGCTGCCCTATCCGGTTGATTTCCAACCCTATACGGCCGTCCATATTACCGAGAGCCTCGGCGTGCTGATGTTTACCGCCTTGGGGTTCGTGCTTTTCCTCAAGTCCCTCGATCCCGAGAACACGATCAGCATCGACACTGACTGGTTCTACCGCAAGGGAGCGAAGTATTTCATGTGGCTCGCGGAAAAGCCGCTCGCGCGCTATGAGAAAGCGGTGAGCAATGTCTCCGAGACCGTGGCGCTGCCCTTCCTGCATGGGGCGGCACGAGCGGGACTACGGATCGATATCGCCGGCGTGGACGCCGTCGTGAACGGCGTCGCCCGCTCTATCCTGGATGGTGGCGGGGCACTGCGACGACTCCAGACCGGCGTCGTGACCCACTATGTGCTGGCGATGATCGTCGGGTTGATCGCAGCCATCGTCGTCTTCGCCGTGGCGTGGCGGTAG
- a CDS encoding NADH-quinone oxidoreductase subunit N, whose amino-acid sequence MTAVELLQSILASLPEIVVVTGACILLILGQFVRKGQELFLVAASVAIVLIAALATLMLASEVRPAYTGMFIADRFAAFFKVVFYLATVLTFLLSPKYADVEGIGGSEYYVLLLFALSGMMIMASATDLLSIYVGLELMVLCTYVLTGYLRQQRRSNEAALKYVILGAVSTGIFLYGVSLVYGLTGTTQLDGMAAAVVGDPLDPGLLLAVVFIVAGLVFKVGAVPFHMWVPDVYEGAPTTVSAFMSVGPKAAAFAVILRVFLNPLVAATDVWIVVAVIAVVTMALGSFVALVQDNFKRLLAYSSIAHAGFAIFGVVAGGADGIASVMLYLLIYTFMNLGIFGAVIMMRNGNFSGEVIEDYAGFAKPHPGLALLMLLYLFALAGIPPTAGFFAKFYVLVALVERGFVILAVIAVLLSAVAAYFYIRIVMVIYMREPERAFDPAVTPLVRAVLAVTAAGTIGIGLFPAWFLRLARESILGG is encoded by the coding sequence ATGACCGCCGTCGAGCTCCTTCAGTCGATCCTGGCGAGCCTGCCCGAGATCGTGGTGGTCACTGGCGCCTGCATCCTGCTGATCCTCGGGCAGTTTGTGCGGAAAGGGCAGGAACTTTTCCTTGTCGCGGCTTCCGTCGCGATCGTGCTGATTGCCGCCTTGGCGACGCTTATGCTCGCGAGTGAGGTGCGGCCAGCCTACACGGGCATGTTCATTGCCGACCGCTTCGCGGCCTTCTTCAAGGTCGTGTTCTACCTGGCGACCGTTCTGACATTCCTCCTTTCGCCCAAATACGCCGATGTCGAAGGAATCGGCGGCAGTGAATACTATGTCCTGCTGCTTTTTGCGCTTTCGGGAATGATGATCATGGCCTCGGCGACAGATCTCCTGTCGATCTATGTGGGCCTCGAACTGATGGTGCTATGCACCTATGTGCTGACCGGCTATCTGCGGCAGCAGCGGCGGTCGAACGAAGCGGCGCTGAAATATGTTATCCTTGGCGCGGTCTCGACGGGGATATTCCTCTACGGCGTTTCGCTGGTCTATGGGCTGACGGGCACCACGCAGCTGGACGGAATGGCTGCGGCCGTGGTCGGCGATCCACTCGATCCCGGATTGCTGTTGGCCGTGGTCTTCATCGTCGCCGGGCTGGTCTTCAAGGTTGGCGCGGTGCCGTTTCACATGTGGGTGCCGGACGTCTACGAAGGCGCGCCGACGACGGTCAGCGCCTTTATGTCAGTGGGCCCCAAGGCGGCGGCGTTCGCGGTGATCCTGCGGGTGTTCCTCAACCCGCTGGTCGCAGCAACGGACGTTTGGATCGTCGTCGCGGTCATTGCCGTCGTGACGATGGCGCTCGGCAGTTTCGTGGCGCTGGTACAGGATAATTTTAAGCGCCTCTTGGCCTATTCCAGCATTGCCCATGCCGGATTCGCCATTTTCGGCGTGGTGGCTGGCGGTGCGGATGGGATCGCCAGCGTGATGCTCTACCTTCTGATCTACACCTTCATGAATCTCGGCATTTTCGGCGCCGTCATCATGATGCGGAACGGCAATTTCTCGGGCGAGGTTATTGAAGATTACGCGGGTTTCGCCAAGCCGCATCCCGGGCTGGCGCTTCTGATGCTGCTCTATCTGTTCGCGCTGGCCGGGATTCCGCCGACGGCCGGGTTCTTCGCCAAGTTCTACGTGCTGGTCGCGCTCGTCGAGCGAGGTTTCGTCATTCTGGCGGTAATCGCAGTGCTGCTGAGCGCAGTCGCCGCTTATTTTTACATCCGCATCGTCATGGTGATCTACATGCGCGAGCCGGAGAGGGCGTTCGACCCGGCAGTGACGCCCTTGGTCCGCGCCGTGCTCGCCGTCACCGCCGCCGGCACAATCGGCATCGGCCTGTTTCCGGCGTGGTTTCTGAGGCTTGCGCGAGAGTCGATATTGGGCGGCTAG
- the nuoD gene encoding NADH dehydrogenase (quinone) subunit D gives MTEVTELSRPAGEALDTREVLLNLGPQHPSTHGVLRLVLELEGEYVARVDPHIGYLHRGTEKLAESFTYTQIFPLTDRLDYLCPPSNNLAFALAVEKLLGIEAPIRAQYIRVMMAELARISGHLLITGALPLDLGAMTALLYAMREREMIMDLLEMISGARMHTSFCRVGGVREDLPDGFVPKIREFCDIFPNRIRDYERLVENNRVFLNRTQGIGVISAEDGIDLGLSGPNLRASGVDWDIRRDEPYEIYDRLDFNIITRNEGDCYARWQCRVEEMRESVRIIEQCLDQMPEGPFQIDMPTIAFPVDKDKVHCSMEALIQHFDLSAYGFKVPKGEVYSAIESPKGELGFYIISDGSEKPFRMKVRAPSFVNLQGLFVASKANYLADMIAVLGSFDPVMGEVDK, from the coding sequence ATGACCGAAGTCACGGAACTGAGCAGACCGGCAGGCGAAGCGCTCGACACCAGGGAGGTGCTTCTCAACCTCGGTCCGCAGCATCCCAGCACGCATGGGGTACTGCGGCTTGTCCTTGAACTGGAAGGCGAATATGTCGCGCGGGTGGACCCGCATATCGGCTACCTCCACCGCGGCACCGAAAAACTGGCGGAGAGCTTCACCTACACCCAGATTTTTCCGCTGACAGATCGGCTTGACTACCTCTGCCCGCCGTCGAACAACCTGGCCTTCGCGCTGGCTGTGGAGAAGCTCCTGGGCATCGAGGCGCCAATCCGCGCGCAATATATCCGCGTGATGATGGCTGAGCTGGCGCGAATCTCCGGTCATCTCCTGATCACTGGCGCGCTGCCGCTCGACCTCGGCGCAATGACCGCATTGCTCTACGCCATGCGCGAGCGTGAAATGATCATGGACCTGCTTGAGATGATCAGCGGAGCGCGGATGCATACATCCTTCTGCCGGGTCGGCGGCGTGCGCGAGGACCTGCCCGACGGTTTTGTTCCCAAGATCAGGGAATTCTGCGATATCTTCCCGAACCGGATCCGCGACTATGAACGGCTTGTCGAAAACAACCGGGTGTTTCTGAATCGCACGCAGGGGATCGGTGTGATCTCCGCCGAGGACGGTATCGATCTCGGCCTGAGCGGCCCGAACCTGCGGGCTTCCGGCGTCGACTGGGACATCCGCCGCGACGAGCCCTACGAGATCTACGACCGGCTCGACTTCAACATCATTACCCGCAACGAAGGCGATTGCTATGCCCGCTGGCAATGCCGGGTCGAGGAGATGCGCGAGAGCGTGCGGATCATCGAACAATGCCTCGACCAGATGCCCGAGGGACCGTTCCAGATCGACATGCCGACGATCGCTTTCCCGGTGGACAAGGACAAGGTGCATTGCTCAATGGAGGCGCTGATCCAGCACTTTGACCTGTCGGCATATGGCTTCAAGGTGCCGAAAGGCGAGGTCTATTCGGCGATCGAGTCGCCCAAGGGGGAACTCGGGTTCTACATAATCAGCGACGGGTCGGAAAAGCCGTTCCGCATGAAGGTGCGGGCACCGTCGTTCGTCAACCTTCAGGGACTGTTTGTGGCAAGCAAAGCGAATTATCTGGCGGACATGATCGCCGTGCTGGGCAGCTTTGACCCGGTGATGGGTGAGGTCGACAAGTAG
- a CDS encoding NADH-quinone oxidoreductase subunit C, which produces MSMEAPLDRAPITERFGEAIDDLGFAHGVHSFAAPPEMIVELSRFLKEHPALRFNFLSDICGVDHYPEMPRFEAVYHLYSLPNKWRVRIKCQLGDPPRVPSVIGVWRTANWHEREAWDMYGIRFEGHPDLRRIYMWEGFEGFPQRKDFPLRGYKDKLNPFGVEGTPPTQPDLATKNIP; this is translated from the coding sequence ATGAGCATGGAGGCGCCCCTCGATCGCGCCCCGATCACGGAGCGTTTCGGCGAGGCAATCGATGATCTTGGTTTTGCACATGGTGTTCATTCCTTCGCCGCTCCGCCTGAAATGATCGTCGAGCTTAGCCGGTTTCTCAAGGAACACCCGGCGCTGCGGTTCAATTTCCTGTCAGACATCTGCGGAGTCGATCATTACCCTGAGATGCCGCGCTTCGAGGCCGTGTACCATCTCTATTCGCTGCCGAACAAATGGCGCGTTCGCATCAAGTGCCAGCTCGGCGATCCGCCGCGCGTCCCGTCGGTGATAGGGGTCTGGCGGACCGCCAACTGGCATGAGCGTGAAGCCTGGGACATGTACGGGATAAGGTTCGAGGGCCACCCCGACCTGCGCCGGATTTACATGTGGGAAGGCTTCGAGGGCTTTCCGCAACGCAAGGACTTTCCGCTCCGGGGCTACAAGGACAAGCTGAATCCGTTTGGTGTCGAAGGCACGCCGCCGACGCAGCCTGACCTAGCCACCAAGAACATTCCATAG